The Hyphomonas sediminis genome contains a region encoding:
- the rplD gene encoding 50S ribosomal protein L4, with protein sequence MELSVKTLAGDAAGKIELDDAIFGIDEIRGDILQRTVRWQLARRQAGTHKAKSRSEVSRTTKKSIRQKGSGGARHGSRNAPIFVGGGVAHGPRVRSHAHDLPKKIRKMALAHALSSKVKESSIVVLDKAELTAPKTKELVQAFKGLGIENALIISGAEVNENFARAARNIPNIDVLPVAGLNVYDILRRRTLVITKEAAEGIKARFEGATAPEAE encoded by the coding sequence ATGGAACTCTCAGTTAAAACCCTCGCTGGCGACGCAGCTGGCAAGATCGAGCTGGACGACGCGATTTTCGGCATTGACGAAATCCGCGGCGATATCCTGCAGCGCACCGTGCGCTGGCAGCTCGCTCGCCGTCAGGCCGGTACGCACAAGGCGAAGTCGCGCTCTGAAGTGAGCCGGACGACCAAGAAGTCGATCCGCCAAAAAGGTTCGGGCGGCGCTCGTCACGGTTCGCGCAACGCCCCGATCTTCGTCGGTGGTGGTGTTGCTCACGGCCCGCGCGTTCGCAGCCATGCGCACGACCTGCCGAAAAAGATCCGCAAGATGGCTCTGGCGCATGCCCTGTCGTCGAAAGTGAAAGAAAGCTCCATCGTCGTTCTCGACAAGGCGGAGCTGACGGCACCGAAGACCAAGGAACTCGTCCAGGCTTTCAAAGGCCTTGGCATCGAGAACGCCCTGATCATCTCGGGCGCCGAGGTCAACGAGAACTTCGCTCGCGCCGCGCGGAACATCCCGAACATCGACGTGCTGCCGGTTGCTGGCCTGAACGTTTATGACATTTTGCGTCGCCGCACCCTGGTCATCACCAAGGAAGCCGCTGAGGGCATCAAAGCCCGCTTCGAAGGCGCCACTGCTCCGGAGGCTGAATAA
- a CDS encoding 50S ribosomal protein L23: MAEVKPHHYDVIRRPLITEKSTLVAEQNKIVFEVAPGADKKAIKEAVEALFKVSVTKVNTLTQKGKTKRFRGFEGRRSDVKKAIVTLAEGQSVDISTGL; this comes from the coding sequence ATGGCCGAGGTTAAGCCGCATCACTACGACGTGATCCGCCGCCCGCTGATCACTGAGAAATCGACGCTCGTCGCTGAGCAGAACAAGATCGTCTTCGAGGTTGCTCCTGGCGCCGACAAGAAAGCGATCAAGGAGGCTGTCGAAGCCCTGTTCAAAGTGAGCGTCACGAAGGTCAACACCCTGACCCAGAAGGGCAAGACGAAACGCTTCCGTGGCTTCGAGGGCCGCCGCTCCGACGTGAAGAAAGCGATCGTTACGCTTGCTGAAGGCCAGTCGGTCGACATCTCGACGGGCCTGTAA
- the rplB gene encoding 50S ribosomal protein L2 has product MALKTFNPTSPGRRQLVLVDRTGLHKGKPVKALTEGVSSKGGRNNQGRVTVRHQGGGAKRLYRKVDFKRNRWDIPATVERLEYDPNRTAFIALIKYEDGELSYIIAPQRLEVGDTVITSATADIKPGNVLPLKAIPVGTIIHNIELKPQKGAQMVRSAGTYAQLVGRDSGYAQIKLASGELRMVLDSCLATIGAVSNPDKMNEVSSKAGRNRHLGKRPTVRGVVMNPVDHPHGGGEGKSSGGRHPVTPWGKKTRGPKTRNNKATDRLIIRRRNAKR; this is encoded by the coding sequence ATGGCACTTAAGACATTCAACCCGACCTCTCCCGGCCGCCGCCAGCTCGTGCTGGTGGACCGTACGGGTCTCCACAAAGGCAAGCCGGTTAAGGCGCTGACCGAGGGCGTTTCGTCCAAGGGTGGCCGCAACAACCAGGGCCGCGTTACTGTTCGCCACCAGGGCGGCGGCGCGAAGCGCCTTTATCGTAAAGTGGACTTCAAGCGGAACCGTTGGGACATCCCGGCGACCGTCGAGCGTCTGGAATACGATCCCAACCGCACGGCCTTCATTGCGCTGATCAAGTACGAAGACGGCGAGCTGTCCTACATCATCGCGCCGCAGCGCCTTGAAGTAGGGGACACGGTCATCACCTCCGCTACGGCTGACATCAAGCCGGGCAACGTGCTGCCGCTGAAGGCTATCCCGGTCGGTACGATCATTCACAACATCGAGCTGAAGCCCCAGAAGGGCGCGCAGATGGTCCGCTCCGCCGGCACCTACGCTCAGCTCGTTGGCCGCGACTCCGGTTACGCTCAGATCAAACTGGCTTCGGGCGAGCTCCGCATGGTGCTCGACAGCTGCCTGGCAACGATCGGCGCCGTGTCGAACCCGGACAAAATGAACGAAGTCAGCTCCAAGGCTGGCCGTAACCGCCACCTGGGCAAGCGCCCGACGGTTCGCGGTGTCGTCATGAACCCCGTCGACCACCCGCACGGTGGTGGTGAGGGCAAGTCCTCCGGTGGCCGTCACCCGGTTACGCCGTGGGGTAAAAAGACCCGCGGTCCGAAGACCCGTAACAACAAGGCAACGGATCGTCTCATCATCCGTCGCCGTAACGCAAAACGCTAA
- the rpsS gene encoding 30S ribosomal protein S19, translating to MSRSVWKGPFVDGYLLKKAEEARASEKRAVIKTWSRRSTILPQFVGLNFQVHNGNKFIPVSVTEEMVGHKFGEFAPTRTYYGHGADKKAKRK from the coding sequence ATGTCCCGTTCTGTCTGGAAAGGCCCGTTTGTCGACGGCTACCTCCTGAAGAAGGCTGAAGAGGCCCGTGCGTCGGAAAAACGCGCCGTGATCAAGACCTGGTCGCGCCGTTCGACGATCCTGCCTCAATTTGTTGGCCTCAACTTTCAGGTTCACAATGGCAACAAGTTCATCCCGGTCTCGGTGACCGAGGAGATGGTCGGTCACAAGTTCGGTGAGTTCGCGCCGACCCGTACCTATTACGGTCACGGTGCCGACAAGAAAGCGAAGAGGAAATAA
- the rplV gene encoding 50S ribosomal protein L22 encodes MAKAKNPPKQAANESRAVLRMYRSSPQKLNLLAQQIRGLPIQRALNEMKFSPKRPAKDVYKLLQSAVANAENNHGLDIDSLVVAEAHVGKNLVMKRIRARARGRAARIMKPFSQLTIVLRDTSQTAEAA; translated from the coding sequence ATGGCAAAGGCCAAGAATCCTCCGAAGCAGGCGGCTAACGAGTCGCGCGCGGTGCTCCGCATGTACCGCTCCAGCCCGCAGAAGCTGAACCTTCTGGCTCAGCAGATCCGTGGTCTGCCGATCCAGCGCGCGCTCAATGAGATGAAGTTCTCGCCGAAGCGCCCTGCGAAGGACGTCTACAAGCTGCTGCAGAGCGCCGTTGCGAACGCCGAGAACAACCATGGTCTCGACATCGACAGCCTGGTCGTTGCTGAAGCCCATGTCGGTAAGAACCTCGTCATGAAGCGCATTCGTGCCCGCGCCCGCGGCCGCGCTGCCCGCATCATGAAGCCGTTCTCGCAACTTACTATTGTCCTGCGTGACACCAGCCAGACTGCGGAGGCCGCATAA
- the rpsC gene encoding 30S ribosomal protein S3, protein MGQKVNPIGLRLGINRTSDSRWYADSADYGRLLHEDLAIRKAIREKLKQAGISKIIIERPHKKCLITIHTARPGLVIGKKGGDIEVLRKELAKMTSDEVRVNLVEIRKPEIDATLIADDIARQLERRASFRRAMKRSIQSAMRLGAEGVKVVVSGRLGGAEIARTEKYAEGSVPLHTLRADIDYGTAEAETTYGIIGVKVWVYKGEILEHDPMAQDKRLETSGQSRARANANQRGPASGAQAAGA, encoded by the coding sequence ATGGGTCAGAAAGTTAATCCGATTGGCCTGCGCCTCGGCATCAACCGTACCTCGGACAGCCGTTGGTACGCTGACAGTGCTGACTACGGCCGTCTTCTTCACGAAGACCTCGCGATCCGTAAAGCGATCCGCGAAAAGCTGAAGCAGGCCGGCATCTCGAAGATCATCATCGAGCGCCCGCACAAGAAATGCCTCATCACGATCCACACGGCACGTCCGGGTCTCGTGATCGGCAAGAAGGGCGGGGACATCGAAGTGCTCCGTAAAGAGCTCGCGAAGATGACCTCGGACGAAGTCCGCGTGAACCTCGTTGAAATCCGCAAGCCGGAAATCGACGCCACGCTGATCGCCGACGACATCGCTCGTCAGCTTGAGCGCCGCGCCTCGTTCCGCCGTGCCATGAAGCGTTCGATCCAGTCCGCCATGCGTCTCGGCGCTGAGGGTGTGAAGGTTGTCGTCTCCGGCCGTCTCGGCGGCGCAGAGATCGCCCGCACTGAGAAGTACGCCGAAGGTTCGGTTCCGCTGCACACGCTGCGCGCCGACATTGACTACGGCACGGCAGAAGCAGAAACCACCTACGGCATCATCGGCGTGAAGGTGTGGGTCTACAAAGGTGAAATCCTCGAGCACGATCCGATGGCTCAGGACAAGCGCCTTGAGACCTCCGGCCAGTCGCGCGCCCGAGCAAATGCCAACCAGCGCGGCCCGGCTTCCGGCGCCCAGGCGGCAGGAGCATAA
- the rplP gene encoding 50S ribosomal protein L16, which translates to MLQPKRTKFRKAFKGSINGQSKGGFTLAFGQFGLKALEPERVTARQIEATRRAITREMKRQGKVWIRVFPDVPVTAKPIEVRMGKGKGGVDRWVTRVAPGRILFEIDGVPEEVARQALALGAAKLPIKTKVVKRIEGI; encoded by the coding sequence ATGCTGCAACCGAAACGCACCAAGTTCCGTAAGGCCTTTAAAGGCTCCATCAACGGTCAGTCGAAAGGCGGCTTCACGCTGGCTTTTGGCCAATTCGGCCTCAAGGCTCTTGAGCCCGAGCGCGTCACCGCACGTCAGATCGAGGCAACCCGCCGCGCGATCACTCGTGAGATGAAGCGTCAGGGCAAGGTCTGGATCCGCGTGTTCCCGGATGTTCCGGTTACCGCGAAGCCTATCGAAGTCCGTATGGGTAAGGGTAAGGGCGGCGTTGACCGTTGGGTCACGCGTGTTGCTCCTGGCCGTATCCTGTTCGAAATCGACGGTGTCCCGGAAGAAGTCGCTCGCCAGGCTCTCGCCCTCGGCGCTGCGAAGCTCCCGATCAAGACCAAAGTCGTCAAGCGTATCGAGGGGATCTGA
- the rpmC gene encoding 50S ribosomal protein L29 has protein sequence MKAADVRSKSEDQLKDELLKLKKEQFNLRFQAATGQLEKTGRVTEVRRDIARIKTILREKAQAGK, from the coding sequence ATGAAAGCCGCCGATGTGAGATCGAAGAGCGAAGATCAGCTCAAGGACGAGCTGCTGAAGCTCAAGAAAGAACAGTTCAACCTGCGCTTCCAGGCAGCCACGGGCCAGCTGGAAAAGACGGGCCGCGTTACCGAGGTTCGTCGTGACATCGCTCGGATCAAAACGATCCTGCGCGAGAAGGCCCAGGCAGGCAAGTAA
- the rpsQ gene encoding 30S ribosomal protein S17 produces MPKRIMKGVVVSAKQDKTAIVRVERTFTHPMLKKIVRKSNKYHAHDENNAAVEGQTVSIRECAPKSKLKRWELVTDEGSDA; encoded by the coding sequence ATGCCCAAACGTATTATGAAAGGCGTCGTTGTCTCCGCTAAGCAGGACAAGACCGCCATTGTCCGAGTCGAGCGTACCTTCACGCACCCGATGCTGAAGAAGATCGTCCGGAAGTCGAACAAGTATCACGCCCACGACGAGAACAACGCTGCTGTCGAGGGTCAGACTGTTTCCATTCGCGAGTGCGCGCCCAAGTCGAAGCTGAAGCGCTGGGAACTCGTGACCGATGAAGGGAGCGACGCATGA
- the rplN gene encoding 50S ribosomal protein L14, which produces MIQMQTHLRVADNSGARRVMCIKVLGGAGRRYASVGDVIVVSIKEAIPTGRVKKGDVRKAVVVRVAKDINRPDGSTIRFDSNAAVLINNNGEPIGTRVFGPVPRELRGKNQVKIANMAPEVL; this is translated from the coding sequence ATGATCCAGATGCAAACCCACCTGCGGGTCGCCGATAACTCGGGCGCACGCCGCGTGATGTGCATCAAGGTGCTCGGCGGCGCTGGCCGCCGTTACGCCTCGGTGGGCGACGTGATTGTCGTCTCGATCAAGGAAGCGATCCCCACGGGCCGCGTGAAGAAAGGTGACGTCCGCAAGGCTGTCGTCGTTCGCGTTGCCAAGGACATCAACCGTCCGGATGGCTCCACGATCCGTTTCGACTCGAACGCTGCCGTTCTGATCAACAACAATGGTGAGCCGATTGGCACCCGCGTCTTTGGCCCGGTTCCGCGTGAACTGCGTGGCAAGAACCAGGTGAAGATCGCCAACATGGCGCCGGAGGTCCTGTAA
- the rplX gene encoding 50S ribosomal protein L24 — protein MAAKIKKGDTVIVIAGKDKGTKGEVLKVLPEENRVVVRGVNVVKRHQKPTQMDPGGLKSFESPVHVSNVALADPRDGKAVRVGFKIDQHGRKTRFAKRSGESIDV, from the coding sequence ATGGCCGCGAAGATCAAAAAAGGTGACACTGTCATCGTCATCGCCGGCAAGGACAAAGGCACCAAGGGCGAAGTCCTGAAAGTGCTGCCGGAAGAGAACCGTGTTGTGGTTCGCGGCGTTAACGTCGTGAAGCGCCACCAGAAGCCGACCCAGATGGATCCGGGTGGCCTCAAGTCGTTCGAATCGCCGGTTCACGTGTCCAACGTGGCGCTCGCCGATCCGCGCGACGGCAAGGCTGTCCGCGTTGGTTTCAAGATTGACCAGCATGGCCGGAAGACGCGCTTTGCGAAACGCTCAGGGGAATCGATCGATGTCTGA
- the rplE gene encoding 50S ribosomal protein L5, with product MSETYEPRLKRKYREQIREKLQEQFNYSNPMKVPKLDKVVINMGVGEAVNDSKKIKAALAELEKIAGQKPVATKARKSIAGFKVREGMLIGAKVTLRRDQMYEFLDRLTTIALPRVKDFRGLNGKSFDGRGNYAMGIKEHIVFPEINYDDVEEVRGMDIIVCTTAETNEEAKALLAECGFPFRN from the coding sequence ATGTCTGAGACATATGAACCCCGCCTCAAGCGGAAGTACCGGGAACAGATCCGGGAAAAACTGCAGGAGCAGTTCAACTATTCGAACCCGATGAAGGTTCCGAAGCTCGACAAGGTCGTGATCAACATGGGCGTGGGCGAAGCCGTCAACGACTCCAAGAAGATCAAAGCGGCCCTGGCTGAGCTCGAAAAGATCGCCGGTCAGAAGCCGGTGGCTACGAAGGCCCGCAAGTCGATCGCTGGCTTTAAAGTCCGTGAAGGTATGCTGATCGGTGCAAAGGTTACCCTTCGCCGCGACCAGATGTACGAATTCCTCGACCGCCTGACCACGATCGCGCTGCCGCGCGTGAAGGACTTCCGCGGTCTGAACGGCAAGAGCTTTGACGGCCGTGGCAACTACGCCATGGGCATCAAGGAACACATCGTGTTCCCGGAGATCAATTACGACGACGTGGAAGAGGTGCGGGGCATGGACATCATCGTCTGCACCACCGCGGAGACGAACGAAGAAGCTAAAGCACTCCTCGCTGAGTGCGGCTTCCCGTTCCGTAACTAG
- the rpsN gene encoding 30S ribosomal protein S14, whose product MAKKSAIEKNNRRKALANRFAAKRAKLKAAAMDENLSLEERFKARMKLAELPRNSAPGRVRNRCEVTGRPRAFYRKLKMSRIALRELGSRGQIPGLVKSSW is encoded by the coding sequence ATGGCAAAGAAGAGCGCAATCGAGAAAAACAACAGGCGGAAGGCTCTGGCCAACCGCTTTGCCGCGAAGCGCGCGAAGCTGAAAGCAGCGGCGATGGATGAAAATCTGTCGCTCGAAGAGCGCTTCAAGGCTCGCATGAAGCTCGCCGAGCTGCCGCGCAATTCGGCCCCTGGCCGCGTGCGCAACCGCTGCGAAGTGACGGGCCGCCCGCGCGCGTTTTATCGCAAATTGAAAATGTCGCGTATCGCGCTGCGTGAGCTTGGCTCGCGCGGTCAGATCCCCGGCCTTGTGAAGTCCAGCTGGTAA
- the rpsH gene encoding 30S ribosomal protein S8 has product MNISDPLGDMLTRIRNAQMRGMSKVMSPASKLRARVLDVLTDEGYIRGYAEIEKNGHKTLEIELKYYEGQPVISEIKRVSKPGRRVYSSVSDIPLVRNGLGISILSTSQGVMSDNAARAKNVGGEVLCRVF; this is encoded by the coding sequence ATGAACATTTCCGATCCCCTCGGCGATATGCTCACCCGGATCCGTAACGCGCAGATGCGCGGCATGTCGAAAGTCATGTCGCCGGCATCGAAGCTGCGCGCGCGCGTCCTCGACGTGCTTACGGACGAGGGTTACATCCGCGGTTACGCCGAGATCGAAAAGAACGGTCACAAGACCCTCGAAATCGAACTCAAATATTATGAAGGCCAACCGGTCATCTCCGAGATCAAACGTGTCTCGAAGCCTGGCCGTCGTGTCTATTCGTCCGTGTCGGATATTCCGCTCGTTCGCAACGGTCTTGGTATCTCCATCCTGTCGACTTCGCAGGGTGTGATGTCGGACAACGCTGCGCGCGCCAAGAATGTCGGCGGCGAAGTGCTTTGCCGCGTATTCTAG
- the rplF gene encoding 50S ribosomal protein L6 codes for MSRIGKLAISVPAGASVTVTGQTIKAKGPKGELELVLPEVITPKFENNELTVAPRADLMQAANDTIEAAKAKGKRPPTLAQSLSPDARTQWGTARARASNMVEGVTKGYSKTLELVGVGYRAQMQGVDLKLALGYSHDVVYKAPQGIKIEAPKPTEIVISGADKQTVGQVAAEIKKFRPPEPYKGKGIRLQGEYVRRKEGKKK; via the coding sequence ATGTCCCGTATTGGTAAGCTTGCGATCTCCGTACCGGCCGGTGCTTCTGTCACCGTCACCGGTCAGACGATCAAGGCAAAAGGCCCGAAGGGCGAGCTTGAGCTCGTTCTCCCGGAAGTCATCACGCCGAAGTTCGAGAACAACGAGCTCACGGTTGCTCCGCGCGCTGACCTCATGCAGGCAGCTAACGACACGATCGAAGCGGCCAAGGCAAAGGGTAAGCGCCCGCCGACGCTGGCTCAGTCGCTGTCACCGGACGCTCGTACCCAGTGGGGCACCGCACGTGCCCGCGCTTCCAACATGGTTGAAGGCGTCACCAAGGGGTACTCGAAGACGCTTGAACTCGTCGGCGTTGGTTACCGCGCGCAGATGCAAGGCGTCGACCTCAAGCTGGCGCTCGGCTATTCGCACGATGTGGTCTATAAGGCGCCGCAAGGCATCAAGATCGAAGCTCCGAAGCCGACCGAGATCGTGATCTCCGGCGCTGACAAACAGACCGTTGGTCAGGTGGCTGCCGAGATCAAGAAGTTCCGTCCGCCGGAGCCGTATAAAGGCAAGGGTATCCGCCTGCAGGGCGAATACGTCCGCCGCAAGGAAGGCAAGAAGAAGTAA
- the rplR gene encoding 50S ribosomal protein L18, with translation MMTSRDKMQRRAQRVRTKLRRVAEGRPRLSVTRSHKNISVQIIDDEKGITLASASTLEKDVLGSVKTGGNIEAAALVGKAIAERAKKAGVEDVVFDRGGYMFHGRVKALADAAREGGLKF, from the coding sequence ATGATGACTTCACGCGATAAGATGCAGCGCCGCGCTCAGCGCGTCCGCACCAAGCTCCGCCGGGTCGCCGAGGGTCGTCCGCGCCTTTCGGTTACGCGCAGCCACAAGAACATCTCGGTGCAGATCATCGACGACGAGAAGGGCATCACGCTCGCCTCGGCTTCGACGCTCGAGAAAGACGTTCTGGGCAGCGTCAAAACCGGTGGCAACATCGAAGCGGCAGCCCTGGTCGGTAAGGCAATTGCCGAACGCGCAAAGAAGGCCGGCGTCGAAGACGTCGTCTTTGATCGCGGCGGTTACATGTTCCACGGCCGGGTGAAAGCCCTGGCAGATGCTGCCCGCGAGGGCGGCCTGAAATTCTGA